In Nostoc sp. CENA543, a single genomic region encodes these proteins:
- a CDS encoding ABC transporter ATP-binding protein — MSLRLESITKCFGSFVANDNISLSVDTGKIHAILGENGAGKTTLMNIISGLYQPDAGQIYLNHQLVKITSTNAAIKLGIGMIYQHFMLVPQLTVTENIILGREKTLHLNLRQKQQEIAALSQSYGLEIDPSVKVENLPLGIQQRVEILKVLYRQAKILILDEPTAVLTPPEVESLMMILRQLAAAGNTIIFISHKLEEVINLCDTVTVLRRGKVVANTQTEAVTPQQLAELMVGREVTLQVNKSPASLGKVVLSVENLQVADDRGVTAVGGVSFEVRAGEILGIAGVDGNGQRELADAITGLRRVKEGKITTEKAIGYIPEDRQKMGLVLQFSIAQNLILKMFKNLPFCRYFLLQSAVIKNHAQVAMQEFDIRATGEDILVSQLSGGNQQKVVLARELAREPDLIVAMQPTRGLDVGAIASVHSRLLRERDRGAAIVYISTELEEVMAMSDRIAVMYKGEFVGILDAKTATIQEIGLLMAGGKINS; from the coding sequence ATGTCTTTACGATTAGAAAGCATTACTAAGTGTTTTGGCTCATTTGTCGCTAATGACAACATTAGTCTGAGCGTTGATACTGGTAAGATTCACGCAATTCTGGGTGAAAATGGCGCAGGTAAGACTACTTTAATGAATATTATTAGTGGTCTATATCAACCTGATGCTGGTCAAATTTATCTCAACCATCAACTAGTCAAGATAACTTCAACCAATGCAGCAATTAAATTAGGAATTGGCATGATTTACCAACATTTCATGCTTGTGCCTCAATTAACTGTTACAGAAAATATTATTTTAGGTAGAGAAAAAACATTACATTTAAACCTGCGCCAAAAACAACAGGAAATTGCGGCTTTATCCCAGAGTTATGGCTTAGAAATTGACCCCAGTGTTAAGGTTGAAAATTTACCTCTAGGTATACAGCAACGGGTAGAAATTCTCAAGGTGCTTTACCGCCAAGCGAAAATATTGATTCTCGATGAACCAACGGCGGTTTTAACTCCTCCAGAGGTGGAATCATTAATGATGATTTTGCGTCAACTGGCGGCGGCTGGAAATACGATTATTTTTATTAGTCACAAGTTAGAAGAGGTAATCAATCTCTGCGATACAGTCACCGTGTTACGTCGGGGAAAAGTCGTGGCTAATACCCAGACTGAAGCTGTCACACCCCAGCAGCTAGCGGAATTGATGGTGGGGCGCGAAGTAACGTTGCAAGTTAATAAATCACCTGCGTCACTGGGAAAGGTTGTCTTGTCGGTGGAGAATTTGCAAGTGGCGGATGATAGAGGTGTAACGGCTGTGGGTGGTGTGTCTTTTGAAGTGCGGGCTGGGGAAATTTTGGGTATTGCGGGGGTAGATGGAAATGGACAACGGGAATTAGCTGATGCAATTACAGGTTTGCGGCGGGTGAAAGAGGGGAAAATTACTACAGAAAAAGCTATCGGTTATATACCAGAAGATAGGCAAAAGATGGGGTTGGTGTTGCAATTTAGTATTGCCCAAAATCTGATTTTAAAGATGTTTAAAAACTTGCCTTTTTGTCGTTATTTTTTATTACAATCAGCCGTGATTAAAAATCATGCCCAAGTTGCAATGCAAGAGTTTGATATTCGGGCGACTGGGGAAGATATTCTAGTGAGTCAGCTATCAGGAGGAAATCAACAAAAGGTGGTGTTAGCGCGAGAATTGGCGCGAGAACCAGATTTAATTGTGGCGATGCAACCAACACGGGGTTTAGATGTGGGGGCGATCGCGTCGGTACATTCACGGCTATTGAGAGAACGCGATCGCGGTGCGGCAATTGTGTATATTTCTACTGAGTTAGAAGAAGTGATGGCGATGAGCGATCGCATCGCGGTAATGTACAAGGGTGAGTTTGTGGGAATTTTGGACGCAAAAACGGCAACAATTCAGGAGATTGGTTTATTGATGGCCGGAGGAAAGATTAATTCTTGA
- a CDS encoding Fic family protein produces the protein MDKSVFTENCSGKLWEISVEGSKDWSFIPNPLPENWEMPIEIWSLLVQAREELARLDGVGRYMPNYNLLLRPLQRREALRSSSLEGTYATPQQLLLFEIEPREPRSADDPVNAWQEVWNYNRALELGLNLLEERPLSLNLIRSIHQELLSGVRGFQRDPGNFRRSQVHIGSDRRFVPPPPNEIMPCLDALEKYIHQEKDIDSLIVCFMVHYQFEAIHPFLDGNGRVGRLLLSLMIYEHCKLSQPWLYLSAFFDRYKDEYVNLLFEVSAEGNWKDWIAFCLRGTIEQSRDAIRRFDMLLNLRTQYMELLSQSNGNIRLNRLIDHLFESPAITIPQLAQMCNISYPTARADLERLVNVGILVESDIQERPKIYFASHILDIAYSDFPNE, from the coding sequence ATGGACAAATCGGTCTTTACGGAGAATTGTTCAGGAAAACTTTGGGAGATATCGGTAGAGGGCAGCAAGGATTGGTCTTTTATTCCCAACCCCTTACCAGAAAATTGGGAAATGCCTATTGAAATTTGGTCGTTACTAGTTCAAGCGCGTGAGGAACTAGCGAGATTGGATGGTGTTGGCAGATATATGCCAAACTATAATTTATTGTTGCGTCCCTTGCAAAGACGAGAAGCATTGCGTTCATCTAGTCTAGAAGGGACTTATGCTACACCCCAACAACTTTTACTTTTTGAGATTGAACCCAGAGAACCACGCTCGGCAGATGATCCTGTAAATGCTTGGCAAGAAGTTTGGAACTATAACAGAGCATTGGAGCTAGGATTAAATTTATTGGAAGAGAGGCCTCTGTCTTTAAACCTTATCCGAAGTATTCATCAAGAACTTTTATCTGGAGTTCGTGGATTCCAAAGAGATCCGGGCAATTTTCGCCGTTCTCAAGTTCATATCGGTTCAGACAGACGATTTGTTCCGCCACCTCCCAACGAAATCATGCCTTGCTTGGATGCTTTGGAGAAGTACATACATCAGGAAAAAGATATAGACTCTTTGATTGTATGTTTTATGGTGCATTATCAGTTTGAAGCAATTCATCCGTTTCTTGATGGCAATGGTAGGGTAGGTAGATTATTACTTTCATTAATGATTTACGAACATTGCAAACTCAGCCAACCCTGGTTATATTTAAGTGCCTTTTTTGATCGGTATAAAGACGAATATGTCAATCTCTTGTTTGAAGTCAGTGCAGAAGGAAACTGGAAAGATTGGATTGCTTTTTGTCTGCGTGGGACTATCGAACAGTCACGAGACGCAATCAGGCGTTTTGATATGCTGCTCAACCTCCGTACTCAATACATGGAGTTGCTTTCCCAATCCAATGGAAACATTAGACTCAATCGGCTTATTGATCACCTGTTTGAATCACCAGCCATCACCATTCCACAATTAGCACAAATGTGTAACATATCTTATCCTACGGCGCGCGCTGACCTTGAAAGACTAGTAAATGTTGGGATTCTCGTAGAGTCAGATATACAGGAACGTCCAAAAATTTACTTTGCTTCGCACATTCTGGATATTGCTTACAGTGATTTTCCTAATGAGTAA
- the alaS gene encoding alanine--tRNA ligase: MSSNPQSIGGNEIRAKFLNFYAQREHQILPSASLVPEDPTVLLTIAGMLPFKPIFLGQRTPEFKRATTSQKCIRTNDIENVGRTKRHHTFFEMLGNFSFGDYFKEQAIAWGWEISTEVFGLPKERLVVSVFEEDDEAFAIWRDQIGVPAARIKRMGADDNFWVSGPTGPCGPCSEIYYDFHPERGDDNIDLEDDTRFIEFYNLVFMQYNRDAEGNLTPLQNKNIDTGMGLERMAQILQQVPNNYETDLIFPIIETAAKIAGINYHSSDENTKVSLKVIGDHVRSVVHMIADEIRASNVGRGYVLRRLIRRVVRHGRLIGITGEFINQVAETAIALSESAYPNVRQREATIKAELQREEANFLKTLDRGEKLLAEIIAEVKKQGRTVISGESAFRLYDTYGFPLELTQEIAAENHLTIDEDDFNVEMQKQVERAKAAHETIDLTVQGSLDKLAEHIHATEFLGYTQPAATAKVEVLLVDGVSQEAAEAGTDVQIVLNQTPFYAESGGQIGDRGYISGDGVVVRVEDVKKESDFFVHFGRIERGTLCVGDIVTAQIDWACRRRAQANHTATHLLQAALKKIVDEGISQAGSLVSFDRLRFDFNCPRALTPEEVQQVEEQINTWISEAHSAKIEVLPLAEAKARGAVAMFGEKYGDEVRVIDFPGVSMELCGGTHVSNTAEIGVFKIITEAGVASGVRRIEAVSGPAILDYLNIRDKVVKDLSDRFKVKPEELPDRITTLQSELRNAEKQLETLKGQLAIAKSDSLLQTATTLGEHKIIVAELEGVDPESLKTAAERLLQKIGNGAVVLGSVPEAGKVSLVAAFSPEVNKKGLQAGKFVGAIAKICGGGGGGRPNLAQAGGRDASKLPTALEQAQSDLNSALG; the protein is encoded by the coding sequence ATGTCTTCAAACCCCCAGTCCATCGGCGGTAACGAAATCCGCGCTAAATTCCTTAACTTCTATGCTCAAAGGGAACACCAAATTTTACCCAGTGCTTCCCTAGTACCAGAAGATCCTACTGTGCTGCTGACGATCGCGGGGATGCTACCATTTAAACCGATATTCCTGGGGCAGCGCACACCAGAATTTAAGCGGGCGACAACTTCCCAAAAGTGCATCCGTACTAATGATATTGAGAACGTCGGACGCACGAAACGGCATCATACATTTTTTGAGATGCTGGGTAATTTTAGTTTTGGTGACTATTTTAAAGAACAAGCGATCGCTTGGGGATGGGAAATCTCTACGGAGGTGTTTGGCTTACCCAAGGAACGTTTAGTAGTCAGCGTTTTTGAAGAAGACGACGAAGCCTTTGCTATCTGGCGGGATCAAATTGGTGTACCAGCAGCCAGAATTAAGCGTATGGGTGCAGATGACAACTTTTGGGTATCTGGCCCGACTGGCCCCTGTGGCCCTTGTTCCGAAATATATTACGATTTTCACCCAGAACGGGGCGATGACAATATAGATTTAGAAGATGACACCCGATTCATCGAGTTTTATAACTTGGTCTTCATGCAATACAATCGGGATGCCGAAGGTAACTTAACACCCCTGCAAAATAAAAACATCGACACTGGTATGGGTTTGGAGAGAATGGCGCAAATCCTCCAACAAGTACCGAATAATTATGAAACAGATTTAATTTTCCCGATTATCGAAACAGCCGCCAAAATCGCGGGGATCAATTACCACAGCAGCGACGAGAACACCAAAGTTTCTTTAAAAGTCATCGGGGATCACGTCCGTTCCGTGGTTCACATGATTGCAGATGAAATCCGCGCCTCTAATGTGGGGAGGGGTTACGTATTGCGGCGATTAATTCGGCGGGTGGTGCGTCATGGCAGATTAATTGGCATTACAGGCGAATTTATTAACCAAGTGGCGGAAACTGCGATCGCTCTTTCGGAATCAGCATACCCCAATGTGCGCCAAAGAGAAGCGACAATCAAAGCCGAACTGCAACGCGAAGAAGCGAATTTCCTCAAAACATTAGATAGGGGTGAGAAACTCCTAGCGGAAATCATCGCTGAGGTGAAAAAGCAAGGTAGAACCGTGATTAGTGGTGAAAGTGCGTTTAGACTGTACGACACCTACGGCTTCCCCCTGGAACTTACCCAAGAAATCGCGGCGGAAAATCACCTCACTATTGATGAAGACGACTTTAATGTCGAGATGCAAAAGCAAGTCGAACGCGCCAAAGCCGCCCACGAAACCATCGACTTAACAGTACAAGGTTCTCTCGACAAACTTGCGGAACATATTCACGCCACCGAATTTTTAGGTTATACCCAACCAGCCGCAACAGCGAAAGTTGAAGTTTTATTAGTTGATGGTGTTTCCCAAGAAGCCGCCGAAGCCGGAACAGACGTGCAGATTGTCCTCAACCAGACCCCATTCTATGCCGAATCTGGGGGACAAATCGGCGATCGCGGTTATATTTCCGGCGATGGCGTAGTTGTGCGCGTCGAAGATGTGAAAAAAGAATCCGACTTCTTTGTCCACTTCGGACGCATCGAACGCGGAACACTGTGCGTAGGCGATATCGTCACCGCCCAAATTGATTGGGCTTGTCGTCGTCGCGCCCAAGCCAACCATACAGCCACCCACCTGCTACAAGCGGCGTTAAAGAAAATCGTCGATGAGGGCATATCTCAAGCCGGTTCTTTGGTATCCTTCGACAGACTACGCTTTGACTTCAACTGTCCCCGCGCCTTAACACCAGAAGAAGTTCAACAAGTAGAAGAACAGATTAACACCTGGATTTCTGAAGCCCACTCCGCCAAAATCGAAGTATTACCCTTAGCCGAGGCGAAAGCGAGGGGTGCTGTGGCGATGTTTGGAGAAAAATACGGTGATGAAGTCCGCGTCATCGATTTCCCTGGTGTATCTATGGAATTATGCGGAGGTACGCACGTAAGTAATACTGCTGAGATTGGCGTATTTAAGATTATTACTGAAGCTGGTGTGGCTTCTGGAGTGCGACGAATTGAAGCGGTATCTGGCCCCGCTATCTTAGACTACTTAAATATACGGGATAAAGTAGTTAAAGATTTAAGCGATCGCTTTAAAGTCAAACCCGAAGAACTACCAGACAGAATCACCACCCTACAAAGCGAATTGAGAAACGCTGAAAAGCAACTAGAAACGCTCAAAGGACAATTAGCGATCGCCAAATCCGACAGCTTGTTACAAACCGCAACAACTCTAGGCGAACATAAAATTATCGTCGCCGAATTGGAAGGCGTTGACCCCGAATCCCTAAAAACCGCCGCCGAACGCTTATTACAAAAAATCGGTAACGGTGCAGTAGTCCTGGGTTCAGTTCCCGAAGCCGGAAAAGTCAGCTTAGTTGCAGCCTTTAGCCCCGAAGTTAACAAGAAAGGGTTACAGGCGGGTAAATTTGTGGGTGCGATCGCGAAAATCTGCGGTGGTGGTGGTGGTGGAAGACCAAACCTCGCCCAAGCCGGCGGACGCGACGCAAGCAAATTACCAACCGCCTTAGAACAAGCACAGAGTGATTTAAATTCCGCCTTGGGTTAG
- a CDS encoding BMP family protein: MTLNFTRRRFVLYGSATVATSLLLKACSQSTTPVAKTGDGGFKIAIALPGVITDQAWNQSGYEGVNLAKQKLGAEVAYVEQVAQADQTEALSDFARKGYNLVFAHGGQFDAAIEQIAAQFPNTFFVGVNGNLKGENIASLRIDHLQGSYLCGIIAAAMTKSNQLAYIAGQEFPATQEELRGFELGAKSVKPEIKITSTFTGDWNDVAKAKEATLALISAGADVIYQWLDSASPAVLQAASDKGVYAFGNTKDQLDIAPKAVLTSAVKRLDVAIAYLAEVARKKQIKGQIYTVGLERPDILKLGNFGAVVPEKIKQDALKVKQEIIAKKIYFEDCQEAGKNTRCAKKS; the protein is encoded by the coding sequence ATGACGCTCAATTTTACTCGCCGTCGATTCGTCCTGTATGGTTCTGCTACTGTTGCTACCAGCCTACTACTAAAAGCTTGTAGCCAATCAACAACCCCAGTTGCGAAGACTGGCGACGGAGGATTTAAAATAGCGATCGCACTCCCTGGAGTCATCACTGATCAAGCGTGGAATCAGTCTGGTTATGAAGGGGTAAACCTGGCTAAACAAAAGCTAGGTGCAGAAGTCGCCTATGTGGAACAAGTCGCCCAAGCTGATCAAACGGAAGCTTTATCAGACTTTGCCCGTAAGGGTTATAATTTGGTATTCGCCCACGGTGGACAATTTGACGCTGCTATTGAACAAATCGCCGCACAATTTCCTAATACTTTTTTTGTGGGTGTGAATGGTAATCTCAAAGGTGAAAATATTGCATCCTTGCGAATAGATCATCTACAAGGTAGTTATCTGTGCGGTATTATTGCCGCAGCGATGACCAAATCAAATCAATTAGCCTACATCGCCGGACAAGAATTTCCCGCTACCCAGGAAGAATTGAGAGGTTTTGAATTAGGGGCGAAATCAGTCAAACCTGAGATTAAAATTACTTCTACATTTACAGGCGATTGGAATGATGTGGCGAAAGCCAAGGAAGCGACATTAGCTTTAATTTCTGCTGGTGCTGATGTGATTTATCAGTGGTTAGATAGTGCTTCCCCCGCAGTTTTGCAAGCAGCAAGTGATAAAGGTGTTTATGCTTTTGGGAATACCAAAGACCAGTTAGATATTGCGCCAAAAGCGGTGTTAACTAGTGCTGTGAAAAGGTTAGATGTTGCTATAGCTTATTTAGCAGAAGTAGCACGAAAAAAGCAAATTAAGGGACAGATTTATACAGTCGGGTTGGAAAGACCAGACATATTAAAATTAGGTAATTTCGGTGCAGTCGTACCAGAAAAAATTAAGCAAGATGCTCTCAAAGTTAAACAAGAGATTATTGCTAAGAAAATTTATTTTGAAGATTGTCAAGAAGCGGGTAAAAATACCCGTTGTGCGAAGAAATCATGA
- a CDS encoding MASE1 domain-containing protein, with the protein MIQPKALIFPDVLRQIGGTVVLAIAYYGMAEISRHLASTPQDVTPVWPPDGIASGAVLLFGNWMGWGVLVGSFLANFWAFRDSTSFLSLVVSTLPVILIAIGTMLGTLLGAVLLRKTTNYRYPLERVKDVFKFLLLTGMVGPSINATVGVASLALSGKVPWTAYWTVWLTWWISNVSGIFIVTPILLSWGQFREKNRHSNWQWLSLGSTSEGDLLQFPSNLQFLRFWLIVLEPSILIGLVILVSKVAFGEGYHLEYMLIPMLIWSAFRLGQPVATLLTFIVAAIAVIATVNGKGGFVTEDLNQSLLLLQSFIGVITLTILVLTATIAERIQAQTKLSLAFAELARTNETLEVRVNQRTEELNEKNTTLKQTLETLKQTQLQMLHSEKMSALGQMVAGIAHEINNPVSFIHGNLIYLSEHIQGLLRALQTYQKHYPHPPETLHKELDKLELDFLQEDLTKIIQSMKIGTERIHTIVLSLRNFSRLDEAEWKAVDIHQGINSTLVILQHRLQATSDRPEIQVIKDYGELPPIECDASSLNQVFMSLLNNAVDALEASNQGRLFDDIVNNIWIQTRQMDTNQVMIMISDNGAGIPEEIRSKLFDPFFTTKPVGKGTGLGLFVSYQIVTQKHNGNLWCDSTLGQGTKFVIEIPVKAQRIASDASLKSK; encoded by the coding sequence ATGATTCAACCAAAAGCCCTGATATTTCCTGATGTGCTAAGGCAAATCGGAGGAACCGTTGTTTTGGCGATCGCCTACTATGGGATGGCTGAAATTTCACGCCATCTTGCCTCTACACCCCAAGATGTGACTCCAGTTTGGCCACCGGATGGGATTGCATCTGGGGCTGTTTTGTTGTTTGGTAACTGGATGGGGTGGGGTGTGTTGGTGGGTTCATTTCTCGCCAATTTCTGGGCATTCCGAGATTCAACAAGTTTTTTATCCTTGGTAGTTTCCACCTTACCAGTTATCTTAATTGCGATCGGTACAATGCTAGGGACTCTGTTGGGTGCTGTCTTACTGCGGAAAACTACCAACTATCGTTATCCCTTAGAACGTGTCAAAGATGTATTCAAATTTTTGCTTTTAACTGGCATGGTGGGGCCAAGTATCAATGCAACTGTGGGAGTAGCTTCCTTGGCGTTGAGTGGTAAAGTTCCCTGGACAGCATATTGGACAGTTTGGTTAACTTGGTGGATTTCTAATGTTTCGGGAATTTTTATTGTGACTCCGATTCTGTTGAGTTGGGGACAATTCAGGGAAAAAAATCGACATTCCAACTGGCAATGGTTATCTCTCGGTTCAACATCAGAGGGTGATCTTCTACAATTCCCCAGCAACTTACAGTTTTTAAGATTCTGGTTAATCGTATTAGAACCAAGTATCCTCATCGGGTTGGTTATTCTTGTGAGCAAAGTTGCTTTTGGTGAGGGGTATCATCTGGAGTATATGTTGATTCCGATGTTGATTTGGTCTGCCTTTCGACTGGGACAACCAGTTGCCACCCTGTTGACTTTTATTGTGGCAGCGATCGCTGTCATTGCCACAGTTAATGGCAAAGGTGGTTTTGTGACGGAGGATCTCAATCAATCTTTGCTTTTACTACAATCTTTTATTGGCGTAATTACACTCACAATTCTGGTACTGACAGCAACAATTGCAGAACGAATACAAGCACAAACCAAGCTCAGTTTAGCCTTTGCCGAATTAGCTAGAACTAATGAAACTCTAGAAGTTCGAGTTAACCAAAGAACAGAAGAATTAAATGAAAAGAATACAACCCTGAAGCAAACCCTAGAAACCCTGAAACAAACTCAATTACAAATGCTTCATAGTGAAAAAATGTCTGCATTAGGACAGATGGTGGCAGGAATTGCCCATGAAATAAATAATCCGGTGAGTTTTATTCATGGCAACTTAATTTATCTTTCTGAGCATATCCAAGGTTTGTTGAGAGCATTGCAAACTTACCAAAAACACTATCCCCACCCACCCGAAACCCTGCATAAAGAATTGGATAAATTGGAACTTGATTTTTTACAGGAAGATTTAACCAAGATTATTCAGTCCATGAAAATTGGGACTGAGCGCATCCATACTATTGTGTTATCACTGCGTAACTTCTCGCGCTTAGATGAAGCAGAATGGAAGGCGGTAGATATTCATCAAGGAATTAACAGCACCTTGGTGATTTTACAACATCGATTGCAGGCGACAAGCGATCGCCCTGAGATTCAGGTAATTAAAGATTATGGTGAGTTACCACCAATTGAATGTGATGCTAGCTCCCTGAATCAAGTGTTTATGAGTCTTTTAAACAACGCTGTTGACGCTTTAGAAGCATCTAATCAGGGGCGTTTGTTTGATGATATTGTCAACAACATCTGGATTCAGACTCGTCAAATGGACACTAACCAAGTGATGATTATGATTTCTGATAATGGTGCAGGCATTCCCGAAGAGATTCGCTCTAAACTATTTGATCCTTTCTTCACTACCAAACCTGTTGGTAAAGGTACAGGCTTAGGTTTATTTGTCAGCTATCAAATTGTCACCCAGAAGCATAACGGTAATCTTTGGTGTGACTCCACACTAGGACAAGGGACAAAGTTTGTGATTGAAATTCCTGTAAAAGCTCAGAGAATTGCGTCAGATGCTTCTCTGAAATCTAAATAA